A single Leishmania major strain Friedlin complete genome, chromosome 24 DNA region contains:
- a CDS encoding putative protein kinase has translation MGCSASTHASPEADKDAPLKRNVYSASRTSDQVVSDRQNSNKDQPNDACTAVSENPSRARSSSGTEGQAHGRGIGAIHYPNQLGKDECDGGEDEVVVIPSSADKSTRTRFTFPQRTLLNVGSHTPAGDSGERKLNSTTASSSSFTALQRRLSDGGHAHSSLTTMSPVPPDAKETPLQLTQTRVLQAAATTPTACLSISPPQRLSIPASGFAGSSASASGAVALPSQKQHQIEPPHVNDGGFSIEWDEEDNTPKGRGIPASTTMDSGPYSVTRGMMAPSGSFGIGVGGGWRSKSPKWIDLSRKRSQSTVSLLSLADTPNNPHVLSSGSDFGRDILGGSHVFGGLATGGGSSRPQSGYAMGRATRVERFDQQRHSNGLAVFCNQPRECALCRNATVAFACEVCDDFFLCEDCRFDLEAVRVVHDPTHAMLSIQDNHNNSSRTFGGDSIFSLSGDGGVSSLFYNPCFKCKRVIDDVELVYRCDQCDYIVCQECFIQHEEPENAMERASSLSAAMAAMREEQVSCKPLPIESAALVLASGPTHPHEHELKRFQRKSRSNSVHEGAVVTKTRNSGGNKVINDYVVVRQIGHGSYAKVKLVQHVHTQELFALKILRRQKKVALPGITLGRSRVKAAMAGISEDDLLREIAVMKFIDHPNVMKLKEVIEDVDSQKVYIIMEYCEKGPVHVLGGPALPLEQVRQYGADILRGLLHLHSEFLYHRDIKPANCLVNRDSVVKIADFGTCNSQIRTKLAEGTPAFSCPEQVRGEEVSGEVVDSWAFALTVYEMACGTLPVSTTSFVQHRSLLMSKSPVPIPKIGDEPLRDLLAQMLEKNLSKRLLLPAATRHPFFAECHVDVHGAVPGTAARSIFAVLATSGGGAAVQPQKQQLPLLAELYDKALESVHRGKNLKDCFHGVRALRRVRKKEVETARHSGTNDQVGGGGAGAEKGNAYVMNSRDVYGGSDGSGSDGEDEEDAGHLRVGRCAGHEEEAAAAVEEAVEHHLFTQEPKLELTQVTLTAPATLEKLNRLHQVTAEMRLSHNALVRLAPLRLSTFSMLMDIAVTFNRLETIPQEVLEAPRLVRLDLSHNRIDSIPGSLVTKALFLERLSLHHNLITSVGTTTITVVEPFPVTFRVPTPATATCIGPNTVAVPAASVVSSSTTRTSLRGRGGSSRSEVVSVLAAPCLRHVRLSGNPLERLPDALETTHKLQLVLDAIPALMEQWDTHMQTDSNATTSTAAAATGGQSRLPAVIVWDDSFPVRIPSVEPAVWLAVNNMAIYRAQTLRLCKTRHVVLCQCADPRFPNGLFLSEELEVYFSVLSKALQDRREQRQQLAAEAPFSLSAPAEAIPSEALPPIVGKAARNYVESYFFVTDDENEEEGGYHSLVSYLYDSLSANIPVLVVVSSGTSCAVRTNIVAAISTCLTRVRGGDPEQLDAEQAELIVSTMRSLYA, from the coding sequence ATGGGCTGTAGTGCCTCCACGCATGCCTCGCCGGAGGCAGATAAGGACGCGCCGCTCAAGAGGAACGTCTACTCGGCGAGCCGAACCAGCGACCAGGTCGTCTCCGACCGCCAGAATAGCAACAAGGACCAGCCGAATGACGCATGTACTGCGGTCAGCGAGAATCCCAGTCGCgccaggagcagcagcggcacggaggGGCAGGCACACGGCAGAGGTATCGGCGCTATCCACTACCCAAACCAGCTCGGAAAAGACgagtgcgacggcggcgaggatgaAGTGGTGGTCATTCCCTCGTCAGCAGACaagagcacgcgcacccgcTTCACCTTTCCGCAGCGCACTCTGTTGAACGTTGGCAGCCACACACCGGCCGGCGACTCCGGTGAAAGAAAACTCAACTCTACCACGGCtagctcctcctccttcacagctctgcagcggcgactgAGCGATGGCGGCCATGCCCACTCGAGCCTCACAACGATGTCTCCCGTTCCTCCTGACGCCAAGGAGACACCGCTCCAGCTTACGCAGACGCGGGTGCTCCAGGCAGCCGCTACCACCCCTACCGCGTGTCTCTCCATCTccccgccgcagcgtctgAGTATTCCAGCTAGCGGCTTCGCCGGTTCCAGCGCATCCGCCTccggcgctgtcgcgctgccgtcgcagaAGCAGCACCAAATCGAGCCGCCCCACGTGAACGATGGCGGCTTCAGCATCGAGTGGGATGAGGAGGACAACACGCCAAAAGGCCGCGGCATTCCAGCCTCAACGACAATGGATTCCGGACCGTACAGTGTTACCCGCGGAATGATGGCGCCGTCGGGCAGCTTTGGCATCGGTGTGGGAGGTGGGTGGCGCAGCAAGTCGCCGAAATGGATCGACCTCTCCCGAAAGCGTTCGCAGAGCACGGTGAGTCTCCTGAGTCTGGCCGACACCCCCAACAACCCACACGTCCtctccagcggcagcgactttGGCCGAGATATCCTAGGGGGTTCGCACGTATTTGGCGGCCTCGCCACTGGCGGGGGCAGCAGTCGGCCACAGAGCGGCTACGCCATGGGTAGGGCCACGCGCGTGGAGCGATTcgatcagcagcggcacagcaaCGGGCTTGCCGTCTTTTGCAATCAGCCTCGCGAGTGCGCGCTCTGCCGGAACGCCACCGTCGCTTTCGCCTGTGAAGTATGCGACGACTTTTTCCTCTGCGAGGACTGCCGCTTCGACCTCGAGGCGGTGCGAGTCGTGCACGACCCGACACACGCGATGCTGTCCATACAAGACAACCATAACAACTCCAGCCGCACCTTCGGCGGCGACTCCATCTTCTCTCTGtccggcgatggcggcgtgAGCAGTCTATTCTACAACCCTTGCTTCAAGTGTAAGCGCGTCATCGATGATGTCGAGCTGGTGTACCGCTGTGACCAGTGCGACTACATTGTATGCCAGGAGTGCTTTATTCAGCATGAGGAGCCAGAGAATGCCATGGAGCGGGCATCATCCCTgtcagcagcgatggctGCCATGAGGGAGGAACAGGTTAGCTGCAAGCCATTGCCGATCGAGTCCGCCGCTCTCGTGCTAGCATCCGGCCCGACGCACCCACACGAGCACGAGCTGAAGCGCTTCCAACGCAAGTCGCGCTCTAACTCGGTGCACGAGGGGGCTGTTGTCACCAAGAcgcgcaacagcggcggTAACAAGGTCATCAACGACTACGTCGTGGTGCGGCAGATCGGTCATGGCTCGTACGCGAAGGTGAAGCTGGTACAGCACGTTCACACTCAGGAGCTCTTCGCGCTGAAGATACTGCGGCGTCAGAAGAAAGTGGCGCTGCCCGGCATCACCCTCGGCCGCAGCCGGGTCAAGGCCGCCATGGCAGGCATAAGCGAAGATGACCTTCTGAGGGAGATTGCCGTCATGAAGTTCATTGACCACCCCAACGTGATGAAGCTGAAGGAGGTGATCGAGGATGTCGACTCGCAGAAGGTGTACATCATCATGGAGTACTGCGAGAAGGGTCCTGTGCACGTGCTCGGTGGCCCGGCGCTGCCTCTCGAGCAGGTGCGCCAGTACGGCGCCGACATCCTTCGTgggctgctgcacctgcactCCGAGTTTCTCTACCACCGCGACATCAAGCCGGCGAACTGCCTGGTCAACCGTGACAGCGTTGTCAAGATCGCTGACTTCGGGACCTGCAACAGCCAAATCCGCACAAAGCTGGCGGAGGGGACGCCAGCGTTCAGCTGTCCAGAGCAGGTGCGTGGCGAGGAGGTGTCCGGTGAAGTGGTCGACAGCTGGGCTTTTGCGCTCACAGTATACGAGATGGCATGCGGTACGCTACCGGTGTCGACCACGTCCTTCGTGCAGCATCGATCGCTGCTGATGAGCAAGAGCCCCGTCCCCATTCCGAAAATCGGCGATGAGCCTCTACGCGACTTGCTGGCACAGATGCTGGAGAAGAATTTGAGCaagcgactgctgctgcctgcggcgacgcggcatCCGTTCTTCGCGGAGTGCCACGTTGACGTGCATGGCGCGGTAcctggcaccgccgcacggTCCATCTTCGCGGTGCTCGCGACCAGCGGTGGgggcgcagcagtgcagccacagaagcagcagctcccaTTGCTTGCCGAGCTGTATGACAAGGCGCTAGAGTCGGTGCATCGGGGCAAGAACCTTAAAGACTGCTTCcatggtgtgcgtgcgttgcgccgcgtgcgcaagaaggaggtggagaCGGCCCGCCACAGCGGGACCAACGACCAGgttggcggtggtggtgctggtgcggaGAAGGGCAACGCATACGTCATGAACAGCCGCGACGTATACGGTGGTAGCGAcggtagcggcagcgacggagaGGACGAAGAAGACGCTGGCCACCTCCGGGTGGGCCGTTGCGCGGGtcacgaagaggaggcggcggcggcggtggaagaAGCCGTAGAGCATCATCTCTTCACTCAGGAACCCAAGCTGGAGCTGACGCAGGTCACTCTCACTGCCCCCGCCACGCTAGAGAAGCTGAACAGGCTCCACCAGGTGACTGCCGAAATGCGGCTGAGTCATAATGCACTCGTGCGccttgcgccgctgcgcctctccaCCTTTTCAATGCTGATGGACATTGCTGTCACCTTCAACCGGCTTGAAACGATTCCGCAAGAGGTCCTGGAGGCACCGCGCCTCGTGCGCCTCGACCTCTCGCACAACCGCATCGACTCCATTCCCGGCTCGCTCGTTACGAAGGCGCTGTTCCTGGAGCGGCTGAGCCTGCACCACAACCTCATAACCAGCGTCGGAACTACAACCATCACTGTCGTAGAGCCGTTCCCTGTCACATTCAGAGTTCCGACGCCAGCCACAGCGACGTGCATAGGGCCGAACACGGTAGCGGTGCCTGCTGCTTCTGTAGTGTCGTCCTCAACCACACGGACAAGCCTGCgtggccgcggtggcagcagccgtAGCGAGGTGGTGTCTGTCCTAGCGGCGCCGTGCCTGCGGCACGTTCGGCTGAGCGGCAACCCCCTTGAGCGCCTGCCCGATGCTCTGGAGACAACGCATAAGTTGCAGCTCGTACTCGACGCCATACCCGCCCTCATGGAGCAGTGGgacacgcacatgcaaacCGACAGCAATGCAACGACAtccacagcggcggcagccacagGGGGGCAGAGCCGCCTTCCTGCCGTGATTGTATGGGACGACAGCTTCCCCGTGCGCATCCCAAGCGTAGAGCCGGCCGTGTGGCTAGCCGTCAATAACATGGCCATCTAccgcgcgcagacgctgcgTCTGTGCAAGACGCGTCACGTGGTGCTGTGTCAGTGCGCTGACCCGCGGTTCCCCAACGGGCTTTTTCTCAGCGAAGAGTTGGAGGTGTATTTCTCGGTCCTCTCCAAGGCACTGCAGGACCGCCgagagcagcgacagcaatTAGCGGCCGAGGCACCCTTCTCGTTGAGCGCACCGGCGGAGGCGATCccgagcgaggcgctgccgccgatcGTCGGCAAGGCGGCGCGCAACTACGTTGAGTCATACTTCTTCGTCACAGACGACgaaaacgaagaggagggaggctATCACAGCCTCGTGTCATACCTGTACGACTCGCTCTCCGCCAATATCCCGGTACTGGTCGTCGTCTCCAGCGGCACGTCGTGCGCCGTGCGCACGAACATTGTCGCAGCCATAAGCACCTGTCTCACGCgcgtccgcggcggcgacccGGAGCAGCTGGACGCCGAGCAGGCGGAGCTCATCGTGAGCACAATGCGAAGCCTCTACGCGTGA